Part of the Choloepus didactylus isolate mChoDid1 chromosome 27, mChoDid1.pri, whole genome shotgun sequence genome is shown below.
ACTGGGGAGGGGCCTAGAATGTCCTCGATGGAGGAGAGAATTTGAGGTCCAAAGCAGGCTGTGACTGTGTTGGGGTGCAGAGGGGGTCCCAGTCATGGGTCTGGAGATTGGAGGGATCCCAGGTCCCCCAGGACAGTCCCTTGCTTGGGAAGTCCAGGGTAGGCCGGGGAGCTAGGGTCAGGGGTAACAGGTACAGAGAGCCAAGGTCCCTGGGTGGGCACCCTGTTGGGGGAAGGGGTTCCACTTTTACTCAACGACAATGTGGAGGGCGTGGGTCCCTGGTAGCTGAAGGATGGGAGTCTCAGCCTGGGTTCAAGGAAACTCCCACGTGGAGTCCCTGGTGCGGAAGGGGTTAGGGGTTTTTGCTGGAGGTTGGTTTGGTGACTGAGGTTTGGGGGTCCTGGCTGGGAGGCCTCTGACTGGGGAGGGTGCAGTGGTCCTTCTGGGATGGTGCTCCTGCTCCCTCCTTGTGGGGCCCCAGTCCTTGGGGGCTGCTGGGGGGGAGTCTCTGAATTGGGAGACCCAGATCCAGAGAGAACTGGGGGTTTCCCTATTGGGAAGAAAATCCTACACTGAGGCTTCCATGTTGAGATGGGCTGGAGTCCTGGGGAGGGGTCCTGTGTCTGGAGTCAGGGATATTTTCTAGGGGCCTTGGGTCAGGGACGGATGGGGATGGCCCTTGGTCCGAGCAGAGCAGGGGCCCTTGCTGGGTAGTGCTCTAGGTCTGGAGGGGTGGTCGTCTCAGCCGAGGGCCCCTGGTCCTCACTGAAGAATCCCTATGGGAATAAGGTCTTGTGGTGTCCAGGCACCCTGAGGGGCGGGGAGGGTGTGCTGGAGATTCAGGGTCCACTGGGAGAAAGTTGAGGGTGGGTTTCCCACAGGCTGGGGTCCCAGAAGGACACATCTGGAGAGCCAGGAGACCCTGTTGGGGGAGATGGCTGTCCCCAACCCAGAGAGAAAGGCAGGTGTTCTTGGGTGGCTGAAGGGTGAGGGTCTCAGGTGGTAGGACCCGGTCCTCGTTGAAGGTCTCTGAGGGTGCTCCTAGGCCCAGAAAGGATTGGACAGACCTACTCTTAAAGGGAGTGGGGCAGGGAATGGGGTCCCAGATGCTTACTGGAATGAACTCGGAGGGAGGCTCTAGTCTCCAAGGGAACTCAGGCGTTTCCTGCTAGGAGGAAGGGGCCTGGGTGAGGGGGGGTGCAAAGACCAGGAGTGTGGGTCATTGATCCTCAGTGAGGGATTTTGAGGGGCTCCTCGGTTCAGAAAGGATGGGGGTGATCCGCTGGGACAAGGATATTTCGGGAGGACCCCCGGCTCCCTAGGGTGGCAGAGACCCAGAGTGGGGGTCCCGGGTGCTCACGGGCTTTGGGGAGGGGGCGCTCACGTACCCACGGTGGTGACCAGGGTGCTGGCGAAGAAGAGCGCCGAGGCGAAGTCCCAGGAGGGGTCCGAGGCGTTGGCGGTACCCGACGCGTTGGCGAGCACCGCGCGCCCCAGCCGTCCGGCCGCCAGCACCCGCTCCACGAAGGCGTCCAGGGCGGGAGCGGTCACGCACGGGCTGCGCAGCAGCAGCTGTGCCCGCAGCGTCCCCAGCTCGGCCCGGAGCTGAGCCTCGTGCGGCCTCTCCAGCCGCGCCACCAGCAGCGCGCCCAGCACCAGGTACGCGGCGTAGGCGAGCAGGGAGCCCGCCAGGAGCGCGCCGCGCTTCATGGTGCCCGCGGGACCCGCTCCCCGCCTGGCCCCCGGCCGCCCCGCTGACGTGGCCCCCGCCTCCCGGGCGCCGGGCACCTGGCTTCAGTTCCGGGAGTGCTTGAGCCGCGGCCACCCGCGCCCCAAAGAGGAagtggagggagaaggggaggggcgGGGGTGGAGGAACGTCCCGCCTCCGGGAAACTGAGGCACGCCCAACCGCCAGGTGGTAGTACCGGGAGGGTGGAGTCCAGAGCTTTCCAAGTCCGGGAGACCTAcgggatgggagggatggggcTGGCCCTCCCGTCCTTCCACTCCGCGCTCTTCTTCCCGGGCGGCGCGGCTCGGCTCGGCTCGGCTCCCGGCGTTACAGAGAATCCAAACTCGCCTGTCCCCTCGCGGACCCAGGAGTCGCCCGACACTCTGCGAAGGGCGCGTGGCTGCCGGGCGAGCGCGGGCTGAAACCCAGCCCCGGCTCCATCCATCAAGTCGTGCGCCCTGAAAGTGGAGTTGCTTCCACCCGGAGGTGGCGCATCTCTAGTGCACAACGGGGGCACCACAGGGGCAGATACCTCCTGGGCCCTCCTGGACAGAGCGGGGTTCCTTTGTTTTCCACCAAATCTATGCTCGGCTCCCACTTTACGTTTGGCCCTTTGCTGGGCAGTGCAGGAGACACAGCGCTGACTGAGACagccctggccccggcccgcatGGAGCTTCCAGTCTAATGAGGGACATAGAAACATCAACAGAGAGTGACAGCCCAGAGTGGTCAGGGTTGGGATGGGGGAGACACAGGCAGGGGGTCAGGGCTGGGATGAAGGAAGCACTGGCAGAATGACCGAGGGCTGGGATGGAGGAGCCCAGAGGAAGTGGCCTTCCAAGCCTGGGGAGGACAGGAAGGCTTCCTGAGGATGGCAATAACTGAGCTGAGACCCAAAGGATGAATAGGAGTGAGCTAGGGTCTCTTCCTGGCTGAATCACAGATACACACCTGTATGGGAaattttccttctctgtccccccTGCATgtttctccaccccaccccaccctccacccccagctgGAACTCAGGGCCCTCCCTGGCGGTCTCCTGGATGGCAACCCAGAATCCTGCCCATGTCTGGCGGGTGGAGGAGTGGGGCTTGGGGCCCCAGCTCAGACATGCCCCAGCTGGGTCTATTTATAAAACTGTGGCCTTTCTTGGAGCAGAGCCCAGCTTGGGGCTGACAACCCACAGGAAGAAACTTCTGATAATAAAAACATTAACAGTAGCTGCCAGTGATCAAGGGCTTGCAGTGAATCCTCACCCCCTACCATATTATTCCCATTaaacagataagaaaattaaggTTTAAGAATCAAGTAATccaatctggcaattccactacttggtatatacccagaagatctgaaggcattgatacaaacagacatttgcacactgatgatcatagtgccattattcacaattgccaaaagatggaaaccaagtgtccttcaacagatgagtggataaacagaaagtggcatacacatatgatggaatactatgcagcagtaagaaggaatgaagtcttgagacatgtgacaacatggatgaaacctgaggacctaatgctgagtgaaataagtcatacacaaaaggaaagggattgtatgttatcactaatatgaactccctgaaaaatgtaaaatcagtgccttaaaatgtagaacataggggacctagaaatagacagaagctagtgaagggggcaTGATTACTAAATATATGTAGAcctgttaacaaggttgaactttaGGGTATGGGAATGAACAGGGGTGATGATGGTTCATTAATGAGATTAGAAGTACCAGTGCCggattgaaggtgaacatgattgaaagaggttgtttaaacgcatgtatcccacagattagcactacagctataaataagtgcttgcaggGTCTAcatctaaggtatgacactggtacaaagagttaacaacagagtggtatatgggaaaaactacctattgcatactagggactatatctaataggaataccttactagtaccacactaatactagggataaataattagggaaCGATAGCTTTGAGgtattttgggttatgataattgtttaaaattgagagtgatgatgattgtgcaACTAAGTGAAGACggtgtgagacactgattgtttatcttgtacagaatatatgctatgtgaaattaggaaccccctatttaataagtcaagcccttgatcttgaggcttgctcctgtgaaacttatggttgtaaaggggaggctaagcctacctctaattatgcctaagagtcacttccagagagcctcttttgttgctcagatgtggcctctttctctcagccacctctgcaaattaactcactgccttgcccactatgtgggacatgactcccaggggaatgagtctcctggtgacatgggacatgactcccaggaatgagcctggcctggaCATCAAGGAattgagagtgccttcttgatcaaaagggggaaaagaaaggtaacaaaataaggtttcagcagctaagagatttcagatagagttgagaggctatcttgGAGATTACTCtaatgcaagcttcagctagatattccaaatggccacagtatgccaaacccaaatgaacagtagtcccgaaaatcCTAACGAATACCCAGGTTCCTATTGGAGacgctataaaagtttcactcactaagtttatttctcagaaatttaaatcctctagggtgttcctatgccagaaaagtccccaaacccagaggcaacagcctcttcaagaacatcaaccagtttccataatgtcgacaccccttttcaatagggtggtcactgcccagatatccttgaagactgaaacagtgatcaaatgagagggaagggtAGCAACAGCCAAGATaggatttagcaaaggattatgaatactaaatctttatataaatatatttatatttttagtgtcTAGGATATTAGAactgctagaaggaaagaaatgaaatggtggaactgtaacccgtaacattctttgaaatttgctctataactacttgttaaattgtactttgaaagttatcactgttccatatcatgttatatttcacaataaaaaatgtttaaaaaaatgaagaagtcaCACAACTGGTAAGGGGTGAACATGATGCCAGTAGGAAAACCAAACCCTtgctttattaataaaaaaaatattcacagatgagATAAATGCAGAAGAGAGCAGAGAGGGCTGAAGGTGAGGAGACAATGGAGTGGGGCCCAAATACAAAACAGGAATGGGGGCACCTCACTCATTATAAAGGACAGCAGCTGAGTTAGGACCCACAGCTGAGAGACCCCAGGGCAGTCCACAAAGTCCGCAGAAAAGACATGCCTGGGTAACAAATCCCAGTAGTCTCCCAGAGGGGGCAGGGAAAGCCACGGTAATGAGGTCACTTGCTGACATCCTTCCGGAGTGTTATCACTGCCCAGAAGTCATTTCCACCATTATCTTTGCCTGAGAGaagtggaggagacagaaaaagagagccTGAGGGGGAGGGCGAGGGGAAGGCTGAGGAAGGTTAATTTTTAGGGCTCTGCACATGCAGGTGCACCTGTGCGTGCCACAGGTTGCCGGGGTTGTGGAGTGTTTTTTAAGGGCAGGGGAAGCCAGGCTGCAACGAGAGAGCATTTTTACAAGATGATTTTTATGAATTAATTTCTGGGAAATTGCCTCAAGATTTCTTCCAAGGAAGACATCTGGTCTTCCTCATCTCATCTCAtttgtttgctttccttttctcattataaatatttacttaCATACTTTAGGACTGCCAAAATGTATAAGCGTTAGAGCCCACACAACTCCTATCACGCCCTCGGGAACACAAATGGATCTGCCCTCCCCTGCTCCACGCCCTTCCGCGGCTCCCCAGTACTGCGAGCTTCAACACGGAACTCCATTTCCCATCGACCCATTCGCTCGACGCCTATATTTCCCATCATGCTCACCAACATCCTACCTCCAGGATTGTTCCATGCCCCGCCCCGCTGCTCCTCGGGCTCTGTCGCTCTTACGTCACGAGCCCCCAGTCCCCGCCTTTTACTCGCCTCCGTGGGCGGGCGTGGCCTCTGCGCGATCGTGATGCCCATTGGCTGCCGCGTCGACGGGGGCGTGGCTACGGGAGCCGGGCGGAGACATACGAAACAGCTGCTGAgtcggcggcggcggcggaggatGCACCCGGCAGGCTTGGCGGCGTCGGCGGCGGGGACGCCCCGACAGCGTAAGTGGCGTACGTGGCCGGCCGAGAAGATCGGGGCCGCGGCGGCGGTTGGCTGGGGCGCTGCTGGACGGAGGTCAAGAGGTCAGGGATCGGGAGCTTCGAGGTGTGCGTAACGCAGGGATGCCAGGTCCGGGTAGGGGCAGCGCGTTGGGCTTGGATCTTTTCTTTAGGAAATTCCTTTAGAAGAAAACAACTTGGGGCaggatattgtgtgtgtgtgcagagaaCTGCGACTTTCATTCATTCGCCGTTAGCGATCTGCCCTCCCTGCTCCTCACCCTTCCATGGCTCCCCGGTGCCCTCGGGTTCAGTGCGGCCTTCATGGCACTCCGCGAGCAGGGAGAGCCATGTTCACTCCTTATTTAAGATTTGAACCTTTATTTATTGTACTGTTAACCCCCTTTTCCCGTCTCTGTCAATTAGCCTCTCTTTAAGCTCCTCTTCATTTCCATGAGTGGGAGTgcacctcattcattcattcactgtctCTTGCCTCAGCAAGCCTGCTGTCCCACCCAGACCATCTCAGCAGCCTCCTCCCTCGTTTTCCTGCTAGACCCTGTGCTGGAATTTGGGGAACCAGGATAGCCCTGGCTCTTGCCTTACAGCTCAGAGTTTAGTGGGAAGACAGTTGCTAAACTAAGAGGCAAAAATGTTAACAAGATAGTTTAGGGAGTGGTGAGGGCTGTAAAGGGAATAAACTGGGATGTGACTGGGGGTCAAGGAGGCCTTTCCATTGCGGGTGAAGTGTGATGTGCTCATTCCTCCCTTCAACCATTAGAAAGATGCCTGGCTGACCCAGTGCTGGGTGATGCTGGGGACTCAGCAGTGCCCACACAGCCCTGgttcctgtcctcatggagcttgcagTCCAGAGTGGAAGACAGACAGTGACAGTCTCCGTGATGGATGGAGCTGTGGTGAGGGAAGCTCAGGCAGAGGGGTCAGGGCTGGAACAGGGAAGGCCCAGGGTGCTGTGCACTTAGAACTAGTGCTGTggacatttcctaagaacaaggatagcCACTTATGTAACTATcataagtgcagttatcaagttaaaaaaaatttaacatggcTATAAATCTCGCCATCTGTTTTGCAATTGTCCCAGTtgcatatgtcccaataatgtccttttgagccttttctcctccctgatTAGATCTCATCCAGTATCACGTTTTTCatgtaattgtcattgtctctttagctgctttttgtttatttttttttttaattgtgggaacatacatgCAACATGGGGCTTGGGGACGTGTGGCTAGGGTCCAGTGCTGGTTGCTTTTGGATTGAGGAGACCTGGGTCTGTTTTCAGGCTACAGATATTTGAGAGGAAGGGTTAGGAGCTAGTAACTGCTAACAGATGACATGGATTGACTGCTTTTTATGTGCCAGGCCAGTGGGCCAAGTGGTTTTTGAGTGTGATGTCACTTACCTCATAAGAGCTCTGCGAGGCAGGGCTGTTAACTTCATTcttcagaggagaaaactgacCTGCAGGGAGACAAAGTCACGTGCAGATtgattcctctcccctcccattGTAAAATTCCTGGTTAGGAGCAGGGGCTCTGGAGCCACAGTGCTGGATTCAAATCCCGCCATCCTATCCTCCCCCGTCTCAGCAGACAGCACTCACGAACACTGCATTACTTCAACCAGAACCTAGGAAAATGCCGTTGGCTCTTCCCTCTTCCTTACCCTACCCCAACGAAGCACTCCTCCAACAAGACCTGTCTCTCCCACCCCTGAAATCTATCCAGAACCAGCCCACCCCACTGCCGTCCACTCTGGTCCCGTCCACCCTGCTTTCCCACCTAGACCATCTCAGCTGCGTCCTCCCTCGTCTTCCTGCCGCCCAACAGTCTGTTCCCGTCACAAAGCCAgaggaaacttttaaaaacattgaaaccTGGCTCTGCTGCATATTAGGTGTAAGATTTGGGATAAGGGCCTGAACCTCtttgaggctcagtttcctcatctgtaagatggggatgaTAATAGCATCTACAGAAGGGAGTTGTCGTGACGATCAAATGAGTGAATCCATAGTAAGTGTTTAGAACACAGCCTCGCATGTCGTAAGTGCTCATTTGGGACCTAAATACTCTAATATTTATCTGATGGACTTGGCTGGACTCCTGCTCTGCTGCTCACTCAATTTGGCTCTTTGGACAGTCATATAGCCGCCTGGGACttggtttccacatctgtaaagtgATAATggccatttattctttcatcaggCTTTTGTTGAACACCTACTGTCACCTTATTCTAGGCCTTGGGGATTCAGCTGTGCACAAGATAAAGATCCCTGCCTTGGGGGGGGAGCTCACAATCaaatggaggagacagacagtgaacaaaagaaataaaacgtCCAGTATATGAGATACTGCCGAGTTCTGTGGAGACAAGCGAAGCGGGGAAGGGGCACTGCACAGGGAGACGCAGCTGCAGACAGGATGTCAGGGGCCTCCAGGAAGAGAGGAGGGAGCCACGTGGACGTGTAGGGGAAGAGCAGCcgggcagagggagcagccagtgtAGAGGCCCTGGGTGGGAGCGTCCCTGGTGTGTCCAAGGAGCATCGAGAGGCCCACGTGGCTGGAGCCAGATGAGCGAGAGGGAGCGTGGGGGGAGATGTGGACAGAGCCCGTGACTGTAAAGGCTTAGTACAGGGTCGTGGGCACAGGAGCTGTCAGCATCACCACTGTCATTGTTGTCATCGTTATTGCTTATTTGGGTGGATGGAAGGCTGGATGGTGGCAGGCAGAGCCTGCACTTGATGGCCCATCTGACTCCCAAACCAGTGCTCGACCAGTGTACCCACCTCCTGTGGGGTGGGAGACTGACGGGAGCTCCGGCAGGATGACTGAGGCACCCCACCTGCTTCCCCTGCAGCCTCAAAGCGGAGGGTCCCTGTATCCCAGCCGGGCATGGCCGACCCCCACCAGCTTTTCGATGACACGAGTTCAGCTCAGAGTCGGGGCTATGGAGCCCAGCGGGCACCCAGTGGCCTGGGTTATCCCGCAGCCTCCACCTCGCCTCCGACACCCTTCCTGGATGATCATGTGTCCAACATGGCCATGGCCTACGGGAGCACCCTGGCTGCCCAGGGCAAGGAGCTGGTGGATAAGAACGTGAGTGGGCCGGGGCTGGCGGGAGTGGGGTGCAGGTGGTGGGGGGGTCCATGGGGCTGTGGGGCCTCAGTCTCGAGCTCTGCCTCTGCAGATTGACCGCTTCATCCCCATCACCAAGCTGAAGTACTACTTCGCCGTGGACACCATGTATGTGGGCAAAAAGCTGGGCCTGCTCTTCTTCCCCTACCTGCACCAGGTCAGCTCCAGCCCCCAGCCGCACCACTGCCCCGACCCCTCGGGGCCCCTGCCAGCCTGTGGGAGCATCAGCGCTGGGCCAGGTGTCAGGGGCAGGGTGTAGATTTGCCCCAAGGGAGGGCCTGTTTGTGGGGTGGGAGGAGCCCTGCTCCAGGGtcctcccctgcccctctccccccagGACTGGGAGGTGCGGTACCAGCAGGACACACCAGTGGCCCCCCGCTTTGACATCAACGCTCCTGACCTCTACATTCCAggttcacccccacccccaccccccacggcCTCTTCCCTCTGGGTGGGCACATCAGGGGCAGAGGTTTGGGTACCCAGAGGCCCCCGGATGACCCTTCTTCCTCTGACCAgagtctgtgtgtctgtctgcttCCCCCAGCTATGGCTTTCATCACCTACATCTTGGTGGCTGGCCTTGCGCTGGGGACCCAGGACAGGTAAGAGGGGCCCGGAGCAGAGGGGTGCTCCCCGTCGGCCCAGAACTCCCCTCAGCATCACCCTCGCCTCTTCCCTCTGCCTTGCCTCCAGCCTTCCCCTTGACCTCCAGTGCCAGATCCATCTTAACCTTGTTCTCTTCTGACGAGctgcccctcccacctcccctgtATCCCTGCATCCCTTGTACCCCCCACTCCAGCAGCTGTCAGGAAGAGGCTGGCCTGGCCCTGCTCAGGAGCTGCCCGTAGCTCCCCCGTCCCCAGGCCAAGCCCCAGCTCCTTAGCCCTGTCCCTGCCCCGGCCACTCTGGTCCTCTTGCCATTCCTGCCTCCCCAGGGCCTCTGCACACCCACTTCCTTTAGCTCAGGACCTCTTCCTCCCCTACGTCAGCTGCGAGTGACTCCGCTGTCACTTtgtcagggaagtcttcccaTCCCCCCACTAGGCCGCAAGTCCTGCTTCTTGCTCATAGTCCCCTGTTCGCTTCCTTCTGGCTCTGAAAACAGCTGCCATCAGAATCAATTAATTGTTGAGGCACTGGGGATATGGCAGGGACCAAGACAGGCAAGGTCCTTCCTCCTCTTCAGGGCTCACCTTGGGTGTCCCGTCCTCCAGGAAGCCATCTCTGACCTTTTTCTCCCCACCTCAGACTGGCCCAGATGCTTGCCTTGGGCTCCCGCAGCCCCCTGtgcttccccaccccagccccgacCCCTCTGCCTGTGCCTCCTCCATCCCGGCCCTGATTCCCCTGGGCTGGCACCGTCTGGGGACAGGTCTGTCTCCTCCCATGGACTGGTATTTCTGTGAGAACAGGGCCCAGGCCATGTTGGTCACTGCCTGGTGtccacccacccctccaccccacccccagcaaaggGCTGGGCCCAGGTGGGTGCTCAGGGAGGGGCTGAGCCGAGCCGAACTGAACGACAGAGCATGGGTGCCGGCAGGTTCTCCCCAGACCTCCTGGGGCTGCAGGCCAGCTCGGCCTTGGCCTGGCTGACGCTGGAGGTGCTGGCCATCCTGCTCAGCCTCTACCTGGTCACCGTCAACACAGACCTCACCACCATCGACCTGGTGGCCTTCTTGGGCTACAAATACGTTGGGTGAGTGCCTCCCCTTGTCCCCTGTCTGCCACCCCCCCAGGCCTCTCCCTTGAACCAGGCTCCCCCTTCTGCCTCCAGGATGATCGGCGGGGTCCTCATGGGTTTGCTCTTCGGGAAGATTGGTTACTACGTGGTGCTGGGCTGGTGCTGCATGTCCATCTTTGTGTTTATGGTGAGCTGGGGGCTCAGGGCAAGATGAAGTTGAGAGCACAGGCCCCCTGGGCAGAGCTGAGGTTCTGAGGATTTCAGGTGGGGAGTCTGGGCCCCTAAGGAGCGTTgggggtcagggagggcttcctggaagcGGGATGTCCCATCTGGAGcctgaaggagggagagaagccaGCCAGGGTGCTATCTAGGGATACCTAACATGCAGCATTCCAGGCTCTGCCCACCCTCACCTTCACCCTTACCCTGCTGTCCTTACATGTGGGCCACTTCCTGCCAAATCTGTGAGGATGCAAAGGCTCCGCATTCCCAGCAGTAGATTCTCTGAGAGCCCTTCCAACTGGAGTGGAGGTACCAAGCCTGGGTTTGACTCCAACTTCACTGTGTCCTGGGCAAACCACTTTCCCCctttaaacctcagtttccccttttgtAAAATGGGAGATGATAATTGCACCCAATTCTCACCATACAGGGAGGATTCTGTGTGAGCACGAGAAGAAGGCAAAAATAGTGGCTGGTAGGCCAAATCAAGCCTTTGAACAAACTTGGACTTAGATGTC
Proteins encoded:
- the YIF1B gene encoding protein YIF1B isoform X2 — protein: MHPAGLAASAAGTPRQPSKRRVPVSQPGMADPHQLFDDTSSAQSRGYGAQRAPSGLGYPAASTSPPTPFLDDHVSNMAMAYGSTLAAQGKELVDKNIDRFIPITKLKYYFAVDTMYVGKKLGLLFFPYLHQDWEVRYQQDTPVAPRFDINAPDLYIPAMAFITYILVAGLALGTQDRFSPDLLGLQASSALAWLTLEVLAILLSLYLVTVNTDLTTIDLVAFLGYKYVGMIGGVLMGLLFGKIGYYVVLGWCCMSIFVFMIRTLRLKILAEAAAEGVPVRGARNQLRMYLTMAVAAAQPLLMYWLTFHLVR
- the YIF1B gene encoding protein YIF1B isoform X1 is translated as MHPAGLAASAAGTPRQRKWRTWPAEKIGAAAAVGWGAAGRRSRGQGSGASRSSKRRVPVSQPGMADPHQLFDDTSSAQSRGYGAQRAPSGLGYPAASTSPPTPFLDDHVSNMAMAYGSTLAAQGKELVDKNIDRFIPITKLKYYFAVDTMYVGKKLGLLFFPYLHQDWEVRYQQDTPVAPRFDINAPDLYIPAMAFITYILVAGLALGTQDRFSPDLLGLQASSALAWLTLEVLAILLSLYLVTVNTDLTTIDLVAFLGYKYVGMIGGVLMGLLFGKIGYYVVLGWCCMSIFVFMIRTLRLKILAEAAAEGVPVRGARNQLRMYLTMAVAAAQPLLMYWLTFHLVR